A stretch of the Microcoleus sp. bin38.metabat.b11b12b14.051 genome encodes the following:
- a CDS encoding ATP-binding sensor histidine kinase: protein MISIPGYRIDEEIYKNNHTVIYRGMQVDEQKSVILKTLTQPYPTPARIAQLLHEYEIIKNLNITGIVKVYKLEKYNHVPVLILEDLGGISLKQFINNNHLELEDFLRIGINLAETIGKLHEKHIIHKDIKPSNIIINVETGDVKIADFAIASLLPGENPALSHPTLLEGTLAYMSPEQTGRMNRSVDYRTDFYSLGVTFYEILCGELPFNATDPMELVHCHIAKTPVSPCDIRKHKIEGIIEPTDSPQIPQAVSDIVMKLLAKTAEDRYQSAFGLLYDLEKCLAQLQTNGEISLKAIGEQDRSSHLQISQKLYGREAEVHLLLTAFERMRRGNTEIVLISGCPGLGKSWLVYEINKPVLRENGYFIDSKFEQFKRDIPYAFLLQGFQELLRHILTETATKLLAWKQKILNATGGNCQIIIEVIPEVELIVGPQPPVPDLGGTESQNRFNLVFQKFIRVFAQKAHPLVIFLDDLQWVDSASLKLIQLLATDLETQCLLIIGAYREQEVDVNHPLMLTAEAIRKAGVNVSAIALSPLDVNSVNQLVADTLNCEPEKSLILAELLFQKTAGNPFFLTQLLKSLYSEKLLQLKFKPCELPLAGSEANVTDLSQINAELVVDKCQITGNWHWNIEQIQEMRITENVVELMINNIQKLSQNTQQMLKFAACIGNKFDLQTLSVVGEKSVASAANDLWEALQSGLILPVNNAYKIPLALAAGRELTDNISSDFSNESSLPVAEVASANYQFLHERVQQAAYALISPYDKQKNHLNIGRFLLENAPPEQLENHVFDTVNQLNAARQIISSDLEKFKLCQLNLMAGCKAKATAAYELAVKYLTAGIELLPPESWQTDYDLTLALYESAAEAAYLNTEFEQMEIWAEIVLQHAKNELDKIKIFEIQITACAMQTKLQEAVKIGLAALKMLGINFPESPIPLHIQQALTKTAAYLTGKKIEDLINLPVMTNPHKLATMRVLSSMFSATLIVEPMLLPLIVCEQVHLSINYGNSVFSAFGYANYGAILKGIVRDIESGDRFGQLALNLSNRLNALEFKSKTLNLVAFILMHGKHHVKDTLPLLEEAYQSALKNGDLESVGYAAVNICQSLYFIGQELSQLELKMADYNHLLFQLKQETVLTWNLIYRQTVLQLMGNLPDSDLLLGEAYNEETLLPLLLKANDRVGLQHFYLQKLILAYLFGNIEQAIENAAQAEVYLDGVAGFINVPEYHFYDALTRLAAYQYSTTKEQQEHLFYAGSNLKRLQKKALFAPMNLQHKCDLVAAEIARVLGDIAIAMEYYDRAILGAQENGYIQVQALAAELAGAFYLSIGREKIAKTYLTEARYCYQCWGAKAKVAHLESTYSQLLTSASISTNIETHKSTSSACTTSDSGGVLDLTTAVKASQTLAGEIVLDKLLAKMMKIVIENAGGQRGFFILEKDEKWVIEASGSVDDDRINVMQSIPIDFIDEERQVTLLAVAVVNYVARTQQSIVLNDATRQGQFTRAPYIIAVQPKSILCTPLIHQGKLSGILYLENNLTAGAFTPERLEILKLLSSQISISIENAQLYTNLQQFNQNLESLVQQRTCELSQTLEDLKSAQNKLVEAEKMAALGGLVAGVAHEINTPIGIGITAASLLAEKVTKFFDLYSKGQIKRSELEKFLDTAMQSSSMILSNLTRAAELIHSFKEVAVDQSSELKRTFNVKHYLEEILTSLTAKLRRTKHKIQIRCDENIVLDSYPGVLCQIVTNLVLNSLIHGYDAEDEGILTFDIMLEGDRLIFEYGDNGKGITPQNLSKIFEPFFTTKRGQGGTGLGLHIIYNLVTQKLKGTISCESQVEKGTRFLIEFPAKIRN, encoded by the coding sequence ATGATTTCAATCCCAGGATACCGCATTGACGAAGAAATTTATAAAAACAATCACACAGTTATTTATCGAGGAATGCAGGTTGATGAACAAAAATCTGTTATCCTAAAAACTCTCACCCAGCCCTACCCAACCCCAGCACGAATAGCTCAACTCCTGCACGAATATGAAATTATTAAAAATTTGAATATTACGGGAATCGTCAAAGTTTACAAACTCGAAAAATACAATCACGTTCCTGTTTTGATTTTAGAAGATTTGGGCGGAATTTCTTTAAAACAATTTATCAACAACAACCACCTAGAGTTAGAAGATTTTTTGCGAATTGGCATCAACTTAGCAGAAACTATTGGGAAACTTCACGAAAAACACATCATTCACAAAGATATTAAACCCAGCAATATTATTATCAATGTGGAGACGGGTGATGTCAAAATTGCTGATTTTGCGATCGCCTCCCTGTTACCGGGCGAAAACCCCGCCCTCAGCCATCCCACTTTGCTCGAAGGAACCCTCGCCTATATGTCTCCGGAACAAACCGGGCGCATGAATCGCAGCGTAGACTACCGCACAGATTTTTATTCTTTAGGCGTCACTTTTTATGAAATACTCTGCGGCGAATTGCCTTTTAATGCCACCGATCCGATGGAATTAGTACACTGTCATATTGCCAAAACCCCAGTTTCTCCTTGTGATATCAGAAAGCATAAAATAGAAGGCATAATTGAGCCAACAGACAGCCCACAGATTCCTCAAGCTGTTTCAGATATCGTAATGAAACTCTTAGCAAAAACCGCAGAAGACAGGTATCAAAGTGCTTTCGGGCTTTTGTATGACTTAGAAAAATGTCTCGCTCAACTGCAAACAAACGGCGAAATTTCTCTAAAGGCGATCGGCGAGCAAGATCGATCGAGTCACCTACAAATTTCCCAAAAGCTTTACGGGCGAGAAGCCGAAGTTCACCTGCTACTGACTGCCTTCGAGCGCATGAGGCGAGGAAATACAGAAATAGTGCTGATTTCCGGTTGTCCAGGTTTGGGTAAATCGTGGTTAGTCTATGAAATCAATAAACCAGTATTGCGCGAAAACGGATATTTTATAGACAGCAAATTTGAACAATTTAAGCGCGATATTCCCTACGCTTTTTTGCTCCAAGGTTTTCAAGAACTATTGCGCCACATTCTTACCGAAACAGCCACAAAACTCCTAGCTTGGAAACAAAAAATTTTAAATGCCACAGGGGGTAACTGCCAAATAATTATTGAAGTTATTCCCGAAGTAGAACTGATTGTCGGCCCGCAGCCCCCAGTCCCTGATTTAGGAGGAACTGAATCTCAAAATCGCTTTAATCTAGTATTTCAAAAATTCATCCGCGTCTTTGCTCAAAAAGCACACCCGCTAGTAATTTTTCTCGACGATTTGCAGTGGGTAGATTCCGCTTCGCTCAAGTTAATCCAATTGCTAGCAACTGACCTCGAAACTCAATGTTTGTTAATAATTGGAGCCTATCGAGAACAAGAAGTAGATGTAAATCATCCCCTAATGCTAACCGCCGAAGCAATTAGAAAAGCAGGGGTGAATGTAAGTGCGATCGCCCTTTCGCCTTTAGATGTCAACAGCGTCAATCAATTAGTAGCTGATACTCTCAACTGCGAGCCAGAAAAATCGTTAATTTTAGCAGAATTGCTTTTTCAAAAAACCGCAGGAAATCCATTTTTCTTGACTCAACTTTTGAAATCTCTTTACTCTGAAAAATTACTACAGTTGAAATTTAAACCTTGCGAACTTCCTCTCGCTGGATCGGAAGCTAACGTTACTGACTTGAGCCAAATAAATGCCGAGCTAGTTGTGGATAAATGCCAAATTACAGGCAATTGGCACTGGAATATCGAGCAAATCCAAGAAATGCGAATTACTGAGAATGTTGTAGAATTAATGATAAACAACATTCAGAAACTGTCACAAAATACGCAGCAAATGCTAAAATTTGCCGCTTGTATAGGGAACAAATTTGATTTGCAAACTTTGTCAGTCGTTGGCGAAAAATCTGTGGCGTCGGCAGCAAATGACCTCTGGGAAGCACTTCAGTCTGGGCTGATTTTGCCCGTGAATAACGCTTACAAAATTCCGCTAGCACTAGCAGCAGGCAGAGAATTAACAGACAACATATCAAGCGATTTTAGCAATGAATCTTCGCTGCCAGTAGCTGAGGTTGCCAGCGCAAATTACCAATTTTTGCACGAGCGAGTACAGCAAGCAGCTTATGCTTTAATATCGCCATACGACAAACAAAAAAATCATCTAAATATCGGCCGATTCCTGTTGGAAAACGCGCCGCCAGAACAATTAGAAAACCATGTTTTTGATACAGTAAACCAATTAAATGCAGCCAGACAAATTATCAGCAGCGATTTAGAAAAATTTAAATTATGCCAATTAAATTTAATGGCGGGTTGCAAAGCAAAAGCCACTGCTGCTTACGAACTCGCTGTCAAATATTTAACCGCAGGTATTGAATTACTTCCTCCGGAAAGTTGGCAAACTGACTACGATTTAACTCTTGCACTCTACGAGTCAGCAGCAGAAGCAGCTTACCTCAATACCGAGTTTGAACAAATGGAAATATGGGCAGAAATTGTCCTACAACACGCAAAAAATGAACTCGATAAAATTAAAATATTTGAAATACAAATTACAGCTTGTGCGATGCAAACCAAACTGCAAGAAGCAGTAAAAATTGGTTTGGCAGCACTCAAAATGTTAGGGATAAACTTTCCAGAATCCCCGATTCCCCTCCACATTCAGCAAGCACTGACTAAAACAGCAGCTTATTTAACCGGAAAAAAGATAGAAGATTTAATTAACCTACCGGTGATGACGAATCCGCACAAGTTAGCAACTATGCGAGTTTTATCCAGTATGTTTTCTGCTACGTTGATAGTTGAACCAATGCTATTACCCTTGATTGTGTGCGAGCAAGTTCATTTATCAATTAATTACGGGAATTCAGTATTTTCTGCATTCGGATATGCTAATTATGGAGCAATTTTAAAAGGAATAGTCAGAGATATTGAATCAGGCGATCGTTTCGGCCAATTAGCTTTAAACTTGAGCAATCGCCTAAATGCTTTAGAATTTAAAAGTAAAACTCTTAATTTAGTAGCATTCATTTTGATGCACGGTAAGCATCACGTTAAAGACACTTTGCCGTTGTTAGAAGAAGCCTATCAAAGCGCGCTAAAAAATGGTGATTTAGAAAGCGTAGGATATGCGGCTGTAAATATTTGTCAGTCTTTATATTTTATCGGTCAAGAATTGTCACAACTAGAACTAAAAATGGCAGATTACAATCATTTGCTGTTTCAACTAAAGCAAGAAACTGTATTGACTTGGAATCTAATTTATCGACAAACTGTTTTACAGTTGATGGGAAATTTGCCTGATTCTGACCTTTTATTAGGTGAAGCTTACAATGAAGAAACTTTGTTGCCGCTGCTATTAAAAGCTAACGATCGCGTGGGATTACAGCACTTTTATTTGCAAAAGTTAATATTAGCTTATTTATTTGGAAACATCGAGCAAGCCATAGAAAACGCGGCACAAGCTGAAGTTTATTTAGACGGAGTAGCGGGATTTATTAATGTTCCTGAATACCATTTTTATGATGCTCTTACCCGACTGGCAGCATATCAATATTCCACAACTAAGGAACAACAAGAACATCTTTTTTATGCAGGAAGTAACCTGAAGAGATTGCAGAAAAAAGCTTTGTTTGCACCTATGAATTTGCAGCACAAGTGTGACTTGGTTGCTGCCGAAATAGCGAGAGTTTTGGGTGATATTGCGATCGCAATGGAATATTACGATCGCGCAATTTTAGGCGCACAAGAAAACGGGTACATACAGGTACAAGCACTGGCGGCAGAATTGGCAGGAGCATTTTATCTATCCATAGGACGAGAAAAAATTGCTAAAACTTACTTGACTGAAGCGCGTTATTGCTATCAGTGTTGGGGAGCCAAAGCCAAAGTAGCGCATTTAGAATCAACATACTCGCAGTTGCTAACTTCTGCCTCGATTTCAACTAATATAGAAACTCACAAATCGACCAGCAGCGCTTGCACTACCAGTGACAGTGGAGGCGTGCTAGACTTGACAACGGCAGTCAAAGCATCGCAAACCTTAGCCGGCGAAATAGTTCTAGACAAACTGCTGGCAAAAATGATGAAGATTGTGATTGAAAATGCTGGGGGGCAAAGAGGATTTTTCATCCTAGAAAAAGATGAAAAGTGGGTGATTGAAGCATCAGGTTCTGTAGATGACGATCGCATTAATGTAATGCAATCAATTCCTATAGATTTTATAGATGAGGAGCGACAAGTAACTTTACTAGCAGTTGCAGTAGTTAACTACGTCGCCCGCACTCAACAAAGCATAGTTTTAAATGATGCCACCCGTCAAGGACAATTTACTCGCGCACCTTACATAATTGCCGTTCAACCTAAATCAATTCTTTGCACTCCCTTAATTCATCAAGGCAAACTCAGCGGCATTCTATATTTAGAAAACAATCTCACAGCCGGCGCTTTTACACCAGAGCGGTTAGAAATATTAAAACTGCTGTCTTCTCAAATTTCTATCTCGATCGAAAACGCTCAACTTTACACCAACTTACAGCAGTTCAATCAAAATCTCGAAAGTTTAGTACAGCAGCGTACCTGCGAACTCTCCCAAACTTTAGAAGATTTAAAATCGGCTCAAAATAAACTGGTAGAAGCGGAAAAAATGGCTGCCCTTGGAGGGTTGGTGGCGGGTGTGGCTCACGAAATCAATACTCCCATCGGGATCGGAATCACCGCCGCCTCGCTGCTGGCTGAGAAAGTCACCAAATTTTTTGACCTCTACAGCAAGGGCCAAATTAAACGCTCCGAGTTAGAAAAGTTCCTGGATACGGCCATGCAAAGCAGTAGTATGATCTTATCGAACCTGACGCGGGCGGCGGAATTGATTCACAGCTTTAAAGAAGTTGCTGTAGATCAGTCGAGCGAATTAAAACGCACGTTTAATGTGAAACACTATTTAGAGGAGATTTTGACATCCTTAACCGCCAAGCTCAGAAGAACTAAACACAAAATACAGATTAGGTGCGATGAAAATATCGTACTGGACAGTTACCCTGGCGTGCTGTGTCAAATCGTGACAAATCTGGTGTTGAACTCCCTAATTCATGGTTACGATGCCGAAGACGAGGGAATTTTGACCTTTGATATCATGCTAGAGGGCGATCGGCTAATCTTTGAATATGGAGATAATGGCAAAGGAATTACCCCACAAAATCTCAGTAAAATCTTTGAACCGTTTTTTACCACCAAAAGAGGTCAGGGGGGCACAGGATTGGGACTGCACATTATTTACAACCTCGTCACGCAAAAACTCAAAGGCACAATTAGCTGTGAAAGTCAAGTAGAAAAAGGGACAAGATTTTTGATTGAATTTCCCGCTAAAATTAGGAATTAG
- a CDS encoding Cof-type HAD-IIB family hydrolase produces the protein MQNISASNPATATERSLGTADIKLLVVDIDGTIAGLSNNIRKPVKQAILAAQSRGVKVAVATGRMYQSALRFHSEIGSTLPLICYQGAWIQDHATQQRLRHLPLSKQTALQLLEHFEAPDLRSLLSIHFYIEDKLYVPEITPATRLYAERSGIEPIVIKDLRRDIPGEPTKVLALCQNPEVLDGLLIDMRQRYTPAELYLTRSVATFFEATHPLANKGDAVQYLAEELLGLQAANVMAIGDNFNDVEMISYAGVGVAMGNAPEAVKAGANWVAPDVEEDGVAAAIEQFVLGAS, from the coding sequence ATGCAGAATATAAGTGCCTCAAATCCAGCCACTGCGACAGAACGCTCTTTAGGCACCGCAGACATTAAACTACTGGTAGTGGATATCGACGGCACGATCGCAGGTTTGTCAAATAACATCCGAAAACCTGTCAAGCAGGCAATTTTGGCAGCCCAGTCGCGGGGAGTGAAAGTGGCTGTAGCTACGGGCAGGATGTACCAGTCTGCTTTGCGTTTTCACTCTGAGATCGGCTCGACTTTGCCGCTGATTTGCTACCAGGGCGCCTGGATTCAAGATCATGCTACTCAACAGCGCCTGCGTCACTTGCCGCTGTCGAAACAAACGGCTTTGCAACTGTTAGAGCATTTTGAAGCACCTGATTTGCGATCGCTCCTTTCGATCCATTTCTACATTGAAGACAAGCTTTACGTACCGGAAATTACCCCAGCTACCCGGCTTTACGCCGAACGATCGGGCATTGAACCCATTGTAATTAAAGATTTGCGGCGAGATATTCCGGGAGAACCGACGAAAGTCTTGGCTTTGTGCCAGAATCCGGAGGTACTCGACGGCTTGCTGATCGATATGCGGCAGCGCTACACGCCTGCGGAGCTTTATTTAACTCGATCAGTTGCGACTTTTTTTGAAGCGACGCATCCTTTGGCGAATAAGGGAGATGCGGTGCAGTATTTAGCAGAGGAACTTTTGGGCTTGCAGGCGGCAAATGTGATGGCGATCGGCGACAATTTTAACGATGTTGAAATGATTTCCTACGCGGGTGTCGGCGTGGCGATGGGGAATGCTCCTGAGGCGGTGAAGGCTGGTGCTAATTGGGTGGCGCCGGATGTGGAGGAAGATGGGGTGGCGGCGGCGATCGAACAATTTGTTTTGGGCGCGAGCTGA
- a CDS encoding alpha/beta fold hydrolase gives MTAQELVSATSLEKLIWTWKGHKIQYTVQGTGRPLILIHGFGASIGHWRQNIPALAAAGYRVFALDLLGFGASAKPALDYTLELWEELLRDFWTELVQEPAVFVGNSIGALLSLMVVANHPEISAGAVLINCAGGLNHRPDELNFPLRVVMGTFTKLVRSPIIGPFVFNNIRQKHRIRNTLRQVYGNREAITDELVELLHAPSCEPGAQQVFASILTAPAGPQPSELLPKVDRPLLVLWGADDPWTPIAGSQIYQELATSGKPVKFVSIPNTGHCPHDERPSEVNHLILDWVQELN, from the coding sequence GTGACTGCACAAGAGCTAGTATCTGCAACGAGTTTAGAAAAATTAATTTGGACTTGGAAAGGTCACAAAATCCAGTATACCGTCCAAGGCACCGGCCGCCCTCTGATCTTGATTCACGGATTTGGGGCTTCGATCGGACATTGGCGACAAAATATCCCTGCACTCGCCGCCGCCGGCTACCGCGTATTTGCGCTGGACTTGCTGGGATTCGGGGCTTCCGCGAAACCGGCCCTGGATTACACTCTGGAATTGTGGGAAGAATTGCTGAGAGATTTCTGGACGGAGTTGGTACAGGAACCGGCGGTATTTGTGGGAAATTCGATCGGCGCTTTGCTGAGTTTGATGGTAGTCGCCAACCATCCAGAAATATCGGCCGGCGCAGTGTTAATCAACTGTGCTGGCGGACTCAACCACCGCCCTGACGAATTGAACTTCCCGCTGCGAGTAGTGATGGGGACTTTTACGAAATTAGTTCGATCGCCCATCATCGGCCCCTTTGTGTTCAACAACATCCGCCAAAAACACCGCATCCGCAACACCCTGCGCCAAGTCTACGGGAACCGGGAAGCCATCACCGACGAACTCGTAGAACTGCTGCACGCCCCATCCTGCGAGCCGGGAGCTCAACAAGTGTTTGCTTCCATTCTCACGGCTCCAGCAGGCCCTCAACCGTCGGAATTGCTGCCAAAGGTCGATCGTCCGTTACTGGTACTTTGGGGCGCCGATGACCCTTGGACGCCGATCGCCGGTAGCCAGATTTATCAAGAATTAGCCACCAGCGGTAAACCCGTGAAATTTGTGTCAATTCCCAACACGGGCCACTGTCCCCACGACGAGCGGCCGTCGGAGGTCAATCATCTAATTTTGGACTGGGTGCAGGAATTGAACTAA
- a CDS encoding adenylate/guanylate cyclase domain-containing protein yields the protein MMNDHQLPGTPRDILIVDDMPDNLRLLSTMLASHGYQVRKAINGKLALQAAQISPPDLILLDINMPIMNGYEVCENLKKVENTKDIPVIFISALDDVMEKVKAFQVGGVDYITKPFQVEEVLARVQNQLSLRSLQSKLQQQARELHDRNSRLQEEVAERQQAQESIRFLLETTRAIGEAVDFHSALEVVLHQVGETIGWDVGEAWIPDAEGTFLQSARGWYASNPSMESFRSQSEKLTFAMNIGLPGRVWASKEPEWVEDISRGYPEFLRSEIALELGFKAGFGVPILVGDEVLAVLVFFKTSACPKDARFIDIFNAVGTQLGSLIQRKQAEEALRIAEEKYHSIVENAMEGIFQSTPSGRYISANPALARLYGYDSPAQLMSCVTNISQQLYLDQQRRQEFEVTMNAKNAVLGFESMVCCKDGSWIWVSENVRAVRDAKGEMIYYEGTVSDITERKSAQEALKFEQEQSEKLLLNILPKPIAERLKAQQTTIADSFAEVTVLFADIVGFTELSARMSPTELVKRLNVIFSHFDQLAEKYGVEKIKTIGDAYMVVGGLPTPRDDHAEAIAQMALGMQAKIAKLSAETGEKLAIRVGINSGPVVAGVIGVSKFTYDLWGDTVNVAARMEVTGFAGSIQVTDVTYELLKDKYLFEKRGLIPVKGKGDMITYLLVEKISQ from the coding sequence ATGATGAACGACCATCAATTACCAGGGACTCCTAGAGACATTTTGATCGTTGACGATATGCCGGACAATTTGCGACTTTTATCGACTATGCTAGCATCCCACGGGTATCAGGTCAGGAAGGCTATTAACGGAAAATTGGCTTTGCAAGCGGCGCAAATATCTCCTCCGGATCTAATTTTACTAGATATTAATATGCCTATAATGAACGGCTATGAAGTTTGTGAGAATTTAAAAAAAGTTGAAAATACTAAAGATATTCCGGTAATTTTTATTAGTGCGCTAGATGACGTGATGGAAAAAGTTAAAGCTTTTCAAGTAGGAGGAGTAGATTATATTACTAAGCCGTTTCAAGTAGAAGAAGTTTTGGCGCGCGTTCAAAACCAACTTTCGCTGCGTTCGCTGCAATCGAAACTGCAACAGCAGGCGAGGGAATTGCACGATCGCAATTCCAGATTGCAGGAAGAAGTCGCCGAACGACAGCAAGCCCAAGAATCAATCCGGTTTTTGCTGGAAACCACGCGGGCGATCGGCGAAGCTGTAGACTTTCACTCAGCTTTAGAAGTAGTTCTGCACCAAGTTGGCGAAACAATCGGATGGGATGTAGGAGAAGCTTGGATTCCCGATGCAGAAGGAACTTTTCTGCAATCTGCCCGGGGCTGGTATGCGAGTAACCCCAGCATGGAATCGTTTCGCAGCCAAAGTGAAAAGCTGACATTTGCCATGAATATAGGGCTGCCGGGACGAGTTTGGGCATCCAAAGAACCGGAATGGGTAGAAGATATTTCCCGGGGCTACCCGGAATTTCTCAGAAGTGAAATAGCACTAGAACTCGGATTTAAAGCAGGTTTTGGCGTGCCGATTTTGGTAGGCGATGAAGTATTAGCAGTGCTAGTTTTTTTTAAAACTTCTGCCTGTCCGAAAGACGCGCGATTTATAGACATATTTAATGCAGTCGGCACTCAATTAGGTTCTTTAATTCAGCGGAAACAAGCAGAAGAAGCACTGCGAATTGCTGAAGAAAAATACCACAGCATTGTGGAAAATGCGATGGAAGGTATTTTTCAAAGCACTCCTTCAGGACGCTATATCAGCGCCAATCCAGCCTTGGCAAGATTGTACGGTTACGACTCACCTGCACAACTGATGTCCTGCGTCACAAATATTTCCCAGCAACTCTATCTTGACCAGCAACGACGGCAAGAATTTGAGGTAACTATGAATGCAAAAAATGCCGTTTTGGGCTTTGAATCTATGGTGTGCTGCAAAGATGGTAGTTGGATTTGGGTGTCAGAAAATGTTCGGGCTGTTCGGGATGCAAAAGGTGAAATGATCTATTATGAGGGTACAGTTTCTGATATTACAGAACGCAAATCAGCGCAAGAAGCGCTAAAATTTGAGCAGGAACAAAGCGAGAAGTTGCTGTTAAATATTTTACCGAAACCAATAGCAGAACGTTTGAAGGCTCAGCAAACTACAATTGCTGACAGTTTTGCCGAAGTAACTGTTTTATTTGCTGATATTGTGGGCTTTACTGAGCTGTCGGCGAGAATGTCTCCGACGGAACTGGTAAAGCGATTAAACGTGATTTTTTCGCATTTCGACCAGCTAGCTGAAAAGTACGGTGTGGAGAAAATTAAGACTATTGGCGATGCTTATATGGTAGTCGGGGGATTGCCGACGCCGAGAGACGATCACGCCGAGGCGATCGCCCAAATGGCCTTGGGAATGCAGGCAAAAATAGCCAAATTGTCCGCCGAGACAGGCGAAAAACTGGCAATTCGCGTCGGCATCAATTCCGGGCCGGTAGTGGCGGGAGTGATTGGTGTGAGCAAGTTTACTTACGATTTGTGGGGAGATACGGTGAATGTGGCGGCGAGGATGGAAGTTACGGGATTTGCAGGCAGCATTCAAGTTACTGATGTTACCTATGAGCTTTTGAAAGATAAGTATTTGTTTGAGAAGCGAGGCTTGATTCCGGTAAAAGGTAAGGGGGATATGATTACTTATTTATTGGTAGAGAAAATTAGTCAGTAG